In the genome of Palaemon carinicauda isolate YSFRI2023 chromosome 20, ASM3689809v2, whole genome shotgun sequence, one region contains:
- the LOC137614474 gene encoding uncharacterized protein, with product MFHFKKRFLPVWKSEQCLVMAGSSHLSILLCPNRMDIWAHPSHMDNLNGLCGHFNSYQGDDFTTRNNIVEPLTYFPMAFPSSWMTSDQGETGCTDPCPWCFRSETEDPCKADENDRKKYFERCRTALQDVIGGNDAVAQIHLDACAFDVCVMIQDGADDRAVQEWLRQLVKVVEVTSLIFKGSIWDPCLKACTKIYDPVCGTDGKTYGNQCHLEVAICQDHMLSLKHEGECEEVCMKACPEIYDPVCGTDGRTYSNQCALGVATCMNPCIGFKHIEECNPGCPIEICTLEYQPICGSDGKTYGNECIFNAAKCDNPCLEKKHDGECLSLVSGRSSSGGSPDLDGNFDLSKVMSAKNAVNAENAVNAENAKGEFR from the coding sequence atgtttcattttaagaagaGATTTTTGCCAGTGTGGAAATCTGAGCAGTGTTTGGTTATGGCCGGTTCATCACATTTATCAATTTTACTTTGTCCAAACCGAATGGATATCTGGGCTCATCCAAGTCACATGGATAACTTGAATGGACTGTGTGGTCATTTTAACTCCTACCAAGGTGACGATTTTACCACCAGGAATAATATTGTTGAACCTTTGACATATTTTCCTATGGCATTCCCCTCTTCATGGATGACTAGTGATCAAGGAGAGACAGGCTGCACAGATCCATGTCCATGGTGTTTCAGAAGTGAAACGGAGGATCCATGTAAGGCTGATGAAAATgataggaaaaaatattttgaaagatgTAGGACGGCTTTACAGGACGTGATTGGAGGCAATGATGCTGTTGCTCAAATTCATCTTGATGCTTGTGCGTTTGATGTTTGTGTAATGATCCAAGATGGTGCAGATGACAGGGCTGTACAAGAATGGCTTAGACAGCTGGTGAAGGTTGTGGAAGTAACTAGTTTAATCTTTAAAGGCAGTATATGGGATCCATGTTTGAAAGCATGCACAAAGATCTATGATCCAGTCTGTGGCACAGATGGTAAAACTTACGGTAATCAGTGTCATCTTGAAGTTGCTATTTGTCAAGATCATATGCTTAGCTTGAAGCATGAAGGAGAATGTGAAGAGGTATGCATGAAGGCGTGTCCTGAAATCTATGATCCAGTCTGTGGAACAGATGGGAGGACATATAGCAACCAGTGTGCCTTAGGTGTAGCAACTTGTATGAATCCATGTATTGGATTTAAACACATTGAAGAATGTAATCCAGGCTGTCCTATTGAAATCTGTACATTAGAATATCAGCCAATTTGTGGTTCAGATGGGAAAACCTATGGAAATGAATGCATCTTCAATGCTGCTAAATGTGACAATCCTTGTTTGGAGAAAAAGCATGATGGAGAATGTTTATCCTTAGTAAGTGGAAGATCAAGCTCTGGTGGAAGTCCTGACCTGGATGGAAATTTTGATCTTAGCAAGGTCATGAGTGCCAAGAATGCTGTCAATGCAGAAAATGCTGTTAATGCAGAGAATGCTAAGGGAGaatttagataa